CGGAGTTCGGTCCCGACGCGACGCGGTTGGGACTCGCCGGGGCGGACGAGAGTGATTGCTCTCACTGTTTCCCGCCGAACGTCACCTCCGATGGCGGCGCTCGGCGGTAAGAGACGAGAGTAATCGCTATGAAAAGCGCGGCCGTCCGCTTCTCCTCTTACTCCTCGACCGGGAACGTCTCGTGGAGCACGTCGTGGGCGTCGCCCAGTCCGTCGAGGACGCTCTCGCCCTGGTCGGTCAGGCGCGAGAGCGCGCGTTCGGCGTCGCGGACGGCGACGAGTCGGCCGCGGAGGTAGTCGTATTCGGGATCGTCCGCGTCGCTCTCGGCGATCTCCGCTTCCAGGTCGACGAGCGCGGCGTCGAGGTGTCGCTGGAGCTCCGAGAGCGTCTCCGCGTTCGCCAGGGCCTCGATCGGGCCCTCCAGGTGACCGTCCAGTTCCTGTTCGGCGTGCTCGCGCACGCTGCGGTCGGCGGTGCCGAGCACGTTCATCAGTCCGAGTCGTAGCGCTTCGATTTCGTGGCAGCTCATTGCTTAGAGTGTCTGATCGACGAGGTCCGAGACGATGCGGTCCCGATCGAGGTGGGACGAGACGATGCGTTCGGCGTCCGCGGCGTCGACGCCGCCGTACCAGACGCCGTCGGGGTAGACGGCGACCATCGGGCCGTCGCCGCAGCGACCCAGGCACGACGAGCGCGTGATCCGCGCGTCGCAGGCGTCGGAATCGCGGGCGGCCTGCCGGAGGCGTTCGAGGACCTCCGGCGCGCCGTCGGCGGCGCAGGTCTGGTTCGTGCAGACCGCGACGTGGTGGGCCGGCGCGTCGTGGACGTGCGGGTCGTCGTCGACGTCGTCGCGGTCGGCGTGGGAGGCCTGGTGGGTCAGCGCGCGCAGCGTCGCCCGCGCGCCGCCGACGTCCGCCTCGTAGCCGTCGAGTTCGACCTTGTACTTGCAGGTGTCACACGACATCTCCACCGACTCCGTGCGCGCCTCCTGCCAGCGGTCGCCGAGCACGTCCAAGAGTCGGGGGTCGGTCCCCAGCGGGTCGCCCGCGGCGGCGTCGACGTACGGGTACTCCCCGTCGAAGTCGGCGGTCCACTCGCGGACGCGACCCGTGAGCACGCCGTCGCCGAGCATATACGGGAGCACGACGACGCCGTCGGGGCGGTCCTTCGCGAGCGTGTGGAGCGCGTCCGTCAGCTCCGGCTCCGTGACCCCGACGAACGCGGTCTCGACGCGGTCGAACGCCCGGCCCTCGTAGAGCAGCCGCGCGAGCTTGTGCGCGTCGGCGTTCGCGTCGGGGTCGCTGGAGCCGCGGGCGCAGACCACGACCGCGACGTCGTCGGTCTCACGGTCGAGCCCGAGCGTCGCCTCCACGTCGGCCGCGCGGTCGTCGAGGAGGTCGACGAGCGCGGGGTGGATCCCAAGGTGCGCGCCGTTGTGGATCGTGAGCGACGGGTGGGCGGCGCGGGCGCGCTCGACCGCCAGCGGCACGTCGTTCTTCACGTGGCTCGCGGCGAACAGCGAGAGGTGGACGACCGAGATCCGGGAGACGCTGGCGGCCAGCCCGTCGATCGCGTCCGATAGCGACGGCTTCGCCAGTTCGAGAAAGCCCGCGTCGACGGGGACGCCGAGCCGGTCCTCCAGGCCGGCGGCGAGCTCCCGCACCTGGTCGTTAGACTTCTCGCGGCGGGAGCCGTGACCGGCCAGGAGGACGGCCTCGTCGTCGAGCCTCGCCGACGCGGCCGAGGCGTTCGTCGTCATTCCGCGAGCGACCCCACCTCGCGGCCGGCCGCGCGCTCGACGCTCCGCCGGAGCTTCCCCCGCCGCGAGTCCGAGTACAGCCCCGAGGCGTCGCTTCCGGCGTAGAGCCAGCGGGCGACCTCCTCGACGTCGGCCTCGTCGGCCAGGCCGAACCAGTACCCGCCCGAGGAGGTCTCCGAGAGGTCCTCGGTGGGGGCGTGCGGCTCGGCGGCATCGAGCTGCGACCGGACCGTCTCCAGGCACGCCGCGTCGTCGTGGACGAACGAGACGCCGACCGACGCCGACGACTCCCGGAAGCAGACGGTCCCGCAGGCTTCGAGGATCCCCCGGGTCAGCTGCGGCCGGTGGTCCGCGAAGGCGTCGAGCCGGTAGCCGCCGGGTTGGTCGTCGATCGGGAGCCCGAGCGCCGCGGCGGCGCGCTCGGCCGGCGCGCCGAACACCTTGAGTTCGTACTCGTCTTCGAACCGGACGATCGAGGCGTCGTGGGCGGACTCGCGCTCTGCGACCTGGTGATCGCGATCGGTCCGCGCGGTCCCCGCCACGGTGGCGAGTGCGTCGGCCGCGGTCGGGTCCGCGGCCCGGACTGTCACGCAGTCCCGCGAGAGGTCGCCGTCGCCGACGACCCGGCCCCAGAAGTACGCCGTCTCGGGGGTCGCGGCGAGCAGGTCCGCGGCGGGCTCAGGCATCGGCGTCGCGGCGTCGCTCATCGTTCGCCCCCTTGGGCCTGCGCCGTCGCCCCTTCTGTCTCGGCGGCCGTCCGCGTCACCTCGATGGCGTCGAGCGGACACGCACGGGCGGCCGCTTCAGCGTCCCTCAGGCGGTCGTCGTCGGCGTCGACGACGAGTTCGTCGCTGTCGGTCGGATCCGCGGCGGCTCCGTCTCCCGCTTCGATCGCCGCCAGCCCGTCGTCGGCCTCGACGAAGCGGTCGTCGCGGACGAGACACGCGAAGACGCCGTCGCAGGCCTCGCGGTCGAGTCTGATGCGGTACTCAGTAGTCATACTTGGACTCGTAGCCCCGCGGCGTCACCATCCGGTCGTCCCAGACGTAGGTCTCCTCGTTGCCGACGAGGATCGTGGTCGTCATATCGATCAGGTCGGTCTCGCCCAGCTCTTCGAGCTCGCCGAGGTCGACGATCTCGACTTCCTCGTCGTCCCGGCCGGCGCCGTGGACGACGCCGACGGGGGTGTCGGGATCGCGGTGCTCAAGTAAGATCTCACAGCACTTCCGGAAGTTCTCCCGGCGCTTGCGGCTCCAGGGGTTGTAGATCGCGATGGTGAAGCCCTCCTTGGCGGCCGCGTGCAGGCGGGACTCGATCGTCGGCATCGACGTCAGGTGATCCGAGAGGGAAATGCTCACCGTGTCGTTCACGAGCGGCGCGCCCAACCGGGCGCCGCAGGACTGCGCCGCCGGGACGCCGGGGACGACCTCGAAATCGACCAGATCGGCGGTGGCGCCCTTGGATTCCAGGATTTCGAGCGCGAGCCCCGCCAGCGCGTAGACGTTGGGGTCGCCGCTGCCGACGATGGCGACGTCGTTGCCGGCGAGCGCGCGGTCGATCGCCTCCTCGGTTCGGGAGACCTCGCCGCACATCGGCGTGTCGTAGAGTTCGTCGGCCGACTCTCTGACCTCTTCGGGCAGGAGCTCGATGTAGGTCGTATAGCCCACGACGTGCTCGGCGTCGAGGAGGGCGCCGCGGGCGCGCTGGGTCATCCCCTCGGGCTCGCCCGGGCCGAGGCCGACGGCGACGAGGCGGCCCGGGTCGGCGTCGAAGTCGTCGACGCTCGCCTCGACCTTCTCCTCGGTTTGCTCGCGCTTCGAGGCGCCGCAGGCGGAGTCGGACGAGTCGGAATCGGCCGTCGCCGAGGACGGAGACGACGAGGCGCCGCACCCCGAGGAGTCGCCCGCGCTCGCGACGCCGCCGTCGGTCTCCGCGTCCGGGGCCGAGGCGCCGCATTTCGATTTCGATGTCGCGTTCGATGCCGCTTCGGTCGAATCGGTGTCGGTGGTGTCGTCAGTGCTCATTGGTGTCAGAAGTCGTCGACGTCACGCCCGCCGCGCGGGGTGACGAGGTACTTTCGCTCTCGATTCTCCCAGACCGCGGTCTCGTGGTTGCCGATCAGGATGGACGTCCCCATCCCGCCGACCTCGTCGTCGTGGTCCGTGGCTTCGCCGAGCGTAGTGATCGTGTGCGTCTCGTCGTCGAGGTTGCGCCCGGCGTCGCCGCGGCCGGCGTCGTTGAAGATGCCGACCGGGACGTCGTCGGCGCGCTCCTCGCTCACCACTTCGATCGCGCGCTCGTAGTCGCGCCAGCAGTTGTAGAGGACGATCACGAAGCCGCTGATCGCCGCCGCGCGGAGCTTCTCTTCGATCTCGTCCCAGCCGCGCCACTTGTCCGACAGCGAGACCGTACAGAAGTCGTTCGACAGCGGCGCGCCGAGGTTCGCCGCGCCGCCGAGCGCCGCCGTCACGCCGGGGACGACCTCGATCGGGACGTCGTCGGCGCCCTCGGCGTCGGCCATCGTAAAGAGGAGGTCGCTCTTGCCGTAGACGTTCGGATCGCCGCCGGAGACGTGGGCGACGTCCTGGCCCGCGCGGACGCGCTCGAAGGCCTCCCGTGCGAGTTCGATCTGCCGCCCCATCGTCGAGCGGACGAGCGTCTGCCGGCGTCCGTCCGGGCGTTCGAGGATCGTGCCCGTCTCCTCACCGGGCCTCTGATCGCCCGCCGAGGAGGCCGCGTCGCTCGCGGCCGATCCGCCGTCGGCGGCCGCCTCGACTTCGGCGGCCTCGGGGGGTAAGGTCCCGTCGCGCCGGAGGAACTCCTGGTAGAGGTTCGAGGCGATCACGCAGTCCGCCGTCGCGATCACGTCCGTCGCGCGCTGGGTCATCGCGTGCGGGAGGCCGGGGCCGATGCCGACGACGTAGAGCGTGCCGCGGTCGTCGTCGGGGGAGGCGTCGGCAGAAGTGCCGGGAGCGCCCGCCATTCTACCGCCCCACCGCCACGGTCACGGCGTCGTCGAATCGCTCTTTCTCCCGCGCGAGTTCGTGCTCGCGTCCCCCGGCGATGGCCGACGCCTCGGCGATGCCAGGCCAGCCGATGAGCTCCTTCGAGCGCGACGGCGACGGGCCCTCGAAGCCTTCGAGCGTCTCCTTCTCGAAGAGGACTACGCCCGCGCCGATCTCCTGGGCGGCCGCGTAGAGCCCGTCTTCCCCTTCTTTTCGGGTTCCGGTCGCGACGAAGTCGACGTCGTCGAAGTCGAGGTCCAGGTCGCCGAGCGCCGACTCCCAGGCGTCGAGCACCTGGGCCTTCTCGACGCCCGCGACGGTCCCGGTCCCGAGGACGACGCCCGCCTCGCCGTTGCGCTTGAGGACGGTCACGTCGTCGTCGACCAGGACGGCGCGCGGGCCGTCGAGACGGACCACGGGGCCGAGGTTCTCATTCAGGACCGCGAGGTTCGTCGCGACCGTGGAGTCGCCGTTGACCACGTGGGCGTCCAGCGCCTTCGCCTTGCTCTCGACGCCCTGCTTGCCCGCGGCCTCGCTCGCGGTCGTCATCGCGGGCACGGCCCCCAGCTGCGAGAGGTCGTGGGCGACCTGATTGGCGCCGTGGTGGCCGCCGGTGATCGGGATCGCCCAGGTGAGTTCCTCGTCGACGACGACGATCGCGGGGTCGTCCCACTTGTCGTCCAGCAGGGGCGCGGTCTTCCGCATCGCGATCCCCGAGGCCATCAGCCCGACGAAGCAGTCGTACGCGCCCCAGTGCTCGGCGAAGACGTCGCCGTGGTACTCGATTACGTCGACGGTCTCGTACGCGTCGCCGATGCCGTCGACGATCTCGCGGGCGGTGTCGAGCTTCCGCTCGAAACTGACGATCGCGATCTCTTCTGCGACCTCGCCGTCGGAGTCGGGCGTCGAGCAGTGGCCGCCCGAGCCCTCGGTGTCTGTCGCGCTGTTCGCCTCGTCCGTGCCGTCCGTGTTCGCGTCCGTGCTCATACTTTCATCTGCCTCAGTCGTCGGCCTCGCCGTTGGCCGTGTCATTCTCCCCGCTCTCGCCTGCGCCGCGGTTCGCCCAGTCGCCGTAGAGGTAGGAGCGCTCGTAGCCCTCCTTGCGCGCCGCGTCGCCGATCACGACGAGCGCGGAGGCGCGGTAGCCCGCCGCCTCGACGCGCTCGCCGATCGTCCCGATCGTGCCCTCGATGACGTCCTCGTCCGGCCAGGACGCGTGGTAGACGACCGTCACGGGCGTGTCGGGATCGCGGCCGGCGTCGAGGAGGCGGTCCATCGTCTCCGCGACGGCGTGGGTCCCGAGGTAGACGCAGGTCGTCACGTCGCCCATCTCGACGAACTCGGCGATGTGGTCGTCCTCGGGGACGAGCGTCTTGCCCTGCGGCCGCGTGAAGGCGACGTGGTTGGCGACGCCGTTCAGCGTCAGTTGGGTGCGGAGGGTGGCCGCGGCCGCGAACGACGAGGTCACGCCCGGGACGATGTAGGTCGGGACGCCCTCGTGTTCCAGTGCATCCATCTGCTCGACGGCCGCGCCGTAGATCGCGGGGTCGCCGCTGTGGAGGCGCACGACGTCCCTCCCCGCCTCGTAGGCGTCGCGCATCAGCGGGACCAACTCCTCCAAGTCCTTGCCGATGCTCGACACCGTCTCCGCGTCGGCGCAGTACTCCTCCAGGAGGTCACTGTTGACGAGCGAGCCCGCGTGGACGACGAGGTCCGCGTCCTCGACGAGCTCCCGGCCGGTGACGGTCAGGAGGCCGGGATCGCCCGGTCCGGCGCCGATGAAGGGGATGCCCTCGCCGACGTCGCCGGCGTTCCGCGCCTCGATGCGGGGATCGCGCTCCCGCGCGCCCGCCGCGGTCTCAGCGTCGATGGCGGTCTGTGGGTCGGCCGCGCCGGTGTCGGTCATCGGCGCACCCCGTCTCCCGCACGCGGGTCGTCGCCGCCGGCTTCGCCCTCGGCGCGCTCCGTCTCGCCGAGCCCGCTCGCGGCCGATCCGCCGTCGGTCTTGGCGGTCGGCTCCGCGTCGGACTCGGCCGCTTTGGACGCGTCCTCAGTGTCGAACGCGGCGGTGGCGGGCGTCGCTCCCGCGCCCCGCTTTTCGGCGTAGGCCAGCGTGTAGTAGTCGCGGTCGTCGATCTCGCTCGGGTCGTCGGTCACGACCGTCTCGCCCTGCTCCATAAACAGCCGCCGGCCGTAGACGACGTCGTAGCCGGCCTCGGTGAGACCCTCGTGGGTCGCGGGCGCGTCGGTGACCTTGAAGAGGATCAGCCGGTCCGGACCGACGGGCGCCGCGCCTCGAGCGGCTTCCCGGAGCGCGAGGCGCTCGCCGGCGGCGACTTCCACGCCGAGCGCGGTCGCGAAGGCGGTCACGGCGCTGACGCCGGGGACGACTTCGAGATCGACCTCGGGGTGGAACGCCGCGAGCGTCCGGCGCAGGTGGCCGAACGTGGAGTAGACGTTCGGGTCGCCGAGCGTGACGAACGCGGCGTCGCCGTCGCGGGCGCGCGGCGCGATCTCCGCGGCGGCCGCCTTCCAGGCGCGCCGGAGTTCGTCCTCGTCCCGCGTCATCGGGAAGTCGAGGTCGCCGATTCGCTCCTCGGGGACGTGCTCGGTCGCGACGCTCCTGGAGAGCCGGCCGGGCGAGTAGACGACGTCCGCATCGTTCAGCACGCGCTTGCCGCGCACCGTCACCAGGTCGGCGTCGCCGGGGCCAAGCCCGACGCCGTAGAGCGTCATCGGCGGCCTCCGTCCGCCGCGGCGTCGGGTGCCGCGTCGACTCCCCCGACGAGCATATACACTGGATTCTCCGAATCGAAGCTCGTCGCGCCGGCGAGCTCGTAGCCGTGACTCACCTGGAACTGGACGACCTCCTCCAGGAGGCCGCGCTCGCGGAACGCCTCCGTGGCCGCACCGGCCACTTCGAGCCGCGAGACGTTCATCACGATCCGGTCGACGCCGGTCTCGACGGCGCGGTCCAGCACCGCCTCGTAGTTCCGACTGCCGCCGAGGAAGAGGGTGTCCGCGTCGTCGGGGAGCCCCTCGGGCGCCTCGGTCGCGCGGAGCGTCACGTCGGCGTCGGCGACGTCGATACCGTTCGCCGCGAGGTTCTTGCGGGTCGTTTCGAGCCGGTCCGGCTTGCGTTCCAAGGCGGTCACGCGGCCGGCCCGGCGGGCCGCTTCGGCGGTCACGGCGCCGGTACAGGAGCCGACCTCCGCGAAGTGGTCGGCGGGGTCGAGGTCGAGTTTGGCGAGGAGCACGGCCCTGACCTCGGGCTTCGTCGGGCCGGCCTTCGCGTCGTGCGGGAGCGATACCTGAGCCATCGACGGAAACAACTTCCGTGGACCGTAAAACAATTTTGGTTGTTTTAGGAAAATCTAGATTGTTCAAAACGGCGCGAATCGGGACGCTCGCGCAATCGGACCGGAATTAGGGCAAAGGTACTTTAGTTCCCGGCCGTGAGGACGAACGATGGCCGAGAACGCGGACGACGCGGAGGAGTTCGGCGTTCTGCGGAGCAAGCGGAACGCGACCAGGTACCAGATCCTCGTCCAGATCGCCGAGCGCCAGCCCGCGGTCAATCAGCAGGAGATCGCCGACGCCATCGGCATCACGGCCCAGGCCGTCAGCGACTACCTGCAGGACCTCGTCGAGCAGAGCTACGTCAACAAACACGGCCGGGGCCGCTACGAGGTGACGAAGGAGGGCGTCGACTGGCTGATCTCCCAGACCGACGAACTGCGCCGCTTCATCGAGCACGTCTCCGAGGACGTGATCGGCCAGGTCGAGATCGAGACCGCGATCGCGACGACGGAAATCCGCGAGGGCGAGACGGTCTCGCTGACGATGCGGGACGGCGTCCTCCGGGCGATGGCCGGCGACACGGGCTCTGCGACGGCGGTCGCGGTCACCGACGCCGACCCCGGCCGGGACGTCGGGATCACGAACGTCCAGGGCGTCGTCGACTACGACCTCGGGACCGTCACCGTGGTCGCGGTGCCGCAGGTCCAGAACGGCGGCAGCGCCGCCGTCCCGACAGACCGGGTCCGAGCGCTGGCCGACGAGCACGACCTCGTGGCGGTCGCCGAGACCGTAGCGGTCGCCGTCGCCGACGCCGCCGACCTCGATCCCGACATCCGTTTTGGGAGCGCGGTCGCGGTCGGGGAAGCCGCCGCCAGGGGCTTGGACGTGCTGCTCGTGGCCGCCACCGACGTGCTGTCGAGCCACACCGACAAGCTCCGCGAGCAGAACGTCAGCTACGAGGTCGTCGACATCGTCGAGGACTGAACCGAGTACGCTCGTCTCTTAGCCCCGTCAACGGGGATGGCGCTCGGCGGGAAACAGTGAGAGCATCAGTATGACTCCCACGCTCGGATCACCGCGAGGAGTCCCGCCGCCGATAGTGCCCACACTGCCGCGTTCCCGCCCCTTATCCCCGTCAGGCTCCTCGAATCACGTATGTCGACCGACGAGAGCGATCCCGAAAGCGGGAGCGCAGACGGCAGCCCGGTCCCTGGTGAAACGGTCCAACACGGGACAGGCGTCACCTCCAACCGCGCGTTCCCGACGAGCCACTACGCCGCCCACCTGGATCCGTTCGTGCTCTTCGAGCGCTTCTACATCGATCCCGACCAGGGCTTTCCGATGCACCCCCACAAGGGGTTCGAGATCGTCTCCTATCTCCTCGACGGGGGGATGGCCCACGAGGACTCGCTCGGCGTCTCCCACACGGCCTACGAGGGCGACGCGATGCGGATCACGACCGGCGGCGGCATCCGCCACTCGGAGTTCCCAGCCGACGGCGCCGCCTGCAACGGCCTCCAGCTGTGGGTGAATCTCCCGCGGGAGGACAAGGAGATCGACGCCGACTACACCGACGCGAGCGCGGACGAGCTCCCGACCCGCGAGGCCGAGGGCGCGACGGTCACCATCGTCGTCGGCGACGGCTCGCCGATCGACCTCCGCACCGAGATGGAGTACCTCGACGCCGTCGTCGACGACGCCTGGACCTGGTCGGTTCCGGAGGGCTGGTCCGGGTTCCTGTACGGCGTCGAGGGCGACGGCACCGTCGCGGGCGAGCCCTTCGGCGAGGGCGACGTCCTCCCCGTCACGGAGGCTCGCGACGTCGCGGTCGCGACCGACTCGCGCCTCAGGGTCGTCGCCGTCGCCGGCCGACCGCACGGAGAGCCGATCCAGCAGCGCGGCCCGTTCGTCTTCTGAGGAGCGCAAGACCGGCCTTGATATCCCCCGCGCTCGAACGGCGGGTATGGCGACGGAACTGACCGAGGGCGTGTGGCACTTCTCGCTGCGGGGCGTCAACGCCTACCTCGTCTTCGACGACGTGCCGACGCTCGTGGACGCGGGGACGCCCCTGGACGAGTCGCGGCTCCGCGCGGAACTCGGCGAACTCGGGATGGAGCCCGGCGACGTCGGGCGGGTGCTCCTCACCCACTACGACCTCGACCACATCGGGACGCTCGGCGCGCTCGCCCCGGAGCTGGACGCGACCGTCTACGCCGGCCCCGACGACGCCGAGATCCTGACCGGCGCGCGCTCGCCGCCGATCTCGAACCACAAGGGCGCCTTCCAGCGGCTCGTCGGCGTCTTCACCTCGGCCCCGAACCTCGACGTCGAGCCGATCGACGACGGCGACACAATCGGCTCGTTCACGGCGTACCACACGCCCGGCCACACACCGGGCCACGTGGCGTACGTGAGCGCGGACCTCGACGCGGCGCTGCTCGGCGACCTCGTCGCGGGCGCCGACGGCGCGCTGGAGCCCTCCGGCTGGGCGATGAGCTACGACACCGAGCGGGTCCGAGAGAGCATCGACGACCTGGCCGCCCGAGCGCCGCCCTTCGAGGTGGCGTGTATGGGCCACGGGACGCCGCTCACGGCCGGCGGCTCGGAGGCGCTCGCGGCCCTCGCCCGAGAGTGATTTCAGGGCCCGAGAACGTCCAGCACGACGACTGAGAGGTAGAGCTGTCCGAGACCGGCGACGACGAGCAGGGCGCCGGCGGCCTGTTTCATCCGCCCCGCATAGCGGCCTGCGTCGCGCCAGGCAGTCACTCCGGCGTCCGCCAGCAGCGTCACTCCGACGAGCGGCGCCGCCACCGCGACCGCGTACCCCGCGAGGACGAGCGCGCCCTGTCCCGGCGGCAGCGCCGACGCCTGAGCGACGACGCCGAGGAACAGCGGAACGACACAGCCCGCGGCCGCGACGGCGTAGACCGCGCCGAAGGCGCCGAAGCCGACGAGCGACTCGGGCCGCGCCGGGAGGGACGGCGTCGGCGCCGTCCACCCCGAGAGGACTAGCAGGCCGAAGGCGACGAGCGCGAGGCCGATCGCCGGCTCGACGACCGGCAGGAGCGAGGTGAGCCG
This is a stretch of genomic DNA from Halobellus sp. MBLA0158. It encodes these proteins:
- a CDS encoding cobalt-precorrin-4/precorrin-4 C(11)-methyltransferase; translated protein: MTDTGAADPQTAIDAETAAGARERDPRIEARNAGDVGEGIPFIGAGPGDPGLLTVTGRELVEDADLVVHAGSLVNSDLLEEYCADAETVSSIGKDLEELVPLMRDAYEAGRDVVRLHSGDPAIYGAAVEQMDALEHEGVPTYIVPGVTSSFAAAATLRTQLTLNGVANHVAFTRPQGKTLVPEDDHIAEFVEMGDVTTCVYLGTHAVAETMDRLLDAGRDPDTPVTVVYHASWPDEDVIEGTIGTIGERVEAAGYRASALVVIGDAARKEGYERSYLYGDWANRGAGESGENDTANGEADD
- the cobJ gene encoding precorrin-3B C(17)-methyltransferase, whose amino-acid sequence is MSTDDTTDTDSTEAASNATSKSKCGASAPDAETDGGVASAGDSSGCGASSSPSSATADSDSSDSACGASKREQTEEKVEASVDDFDADPGRLVAVGLGPGEPEGMTQRARGALLDAEHVVGYTTYIELLPEEVRESADELYDTPMCGEVSRTEEAIDRALAGNDVAIVGSGDPNVYALAGLALEILESKGATADLVDFEVVPGVPAAQSCGARLGAPLVNDTVSISLSDHLTSMPTIESRLHAAAKEGFTIAIYNPWSRKRRENFRKCCEILLEHRDPDTPVGVVHGAGRDDEEVEIVDLGELEELGETDLIDMTTTILVGNEETYVWDDRMVTPRGYESKYDY
- a CDS encoding CbiX/SirB N-terminal domain-containing protein, which produces MTTNASAASARLDDEAVLLAGHGSRREKSNDQVRELAAGLEDRLGVPVDAGFLELAKPSLSDAIDGLAASVSRISVVHLSLFAASHVKNDVPLAVERARAAHPSLTIHNGAHLGIHPALVDLLDDRAADVEATLGLDRETDDVAVVVCARGSSDPDANADAHKLARLLYEGRAFDRVETAFVGVTEPELTDALHTLAKDRPDGVVVLPYMLGDGVLTGRVREWTADFDGEYPYVDAAAGDPLGTDPRLLDVLGDRWQEARTESVEMSCDTCKYKVELDGYEADVGGARATLRALTHQASHADRDDVDDDPHVHDAPAHHVAVCTNQTCAADGAPEVLERLRQAARDSDACDARITRSSCLGRCGDGPMVAVYPDGVWYGGVDAADAERIVSSHLDRDRIVSDLVDQTL
- a CDS encoding cobalt-factor II C(20)-methyltransferase; protein product: MTLYGVGLGPGDADLVTVRGKRVLNDADVVYSPGRLSRSVATEHVPEERIGDLDFPMTRDEDELRRAWKAAAAEIAPRARDGDAAFVTLGDPNVYSTFGHLRRTLAAFHPEVDLEVVPGVSAVTAFATALGVEVAAGERLALREAARGAAPVGPDRLILFKVTDAPATHEGLTEAGYDVVYGRRLFMEQGETVVTDDPSEIDDRDYYTLAYAEKRGAGATPATAAFDTEDASKAAESDAEPTAKTDGGSAASGLGETERAEGEAGGDDPRAGDGVRR
- a CDS encoding cytochrome c biogenesis protein CcdA; translated protein: MLSPAFFGTAAFAVGAGVATFFAPCAFPLLPGYVGYYLQRTESASGLVSGVVAAAGAVVSLGVVAGLALALGQRLTSLLPVVEPAIGLALVAFGLLVLSGWTAPTPSLPARPESLVGFGAFGAVYAVAAAGCVVPLFLGVVAQASALPPGQGALVLAGYAVAVAAPLVGVTLLADAGVTAWRDAGRYAGRMKQAAGALLVVAGLGQLYLSVVVLDVLGP
- a CDS encoding ferredoxin, which encodes MTTEYRIRLDREACDGVFACLVRDDRFVEADDGLAAIEAGDGAAADPTDSDELVVDADDDRLRDAEAAARACPLDAIEVTRTAAETEGATAQAQGGER
- a CDS encoding precorrin-3B C(17)-methyltransferase is translated as MAGAPGTSADASPDDDRGTLYVVGIGPGLPHAMTQRATDVIATADCVIASNLYQEFLRRDGTLPPEAAEVEAAADGGSAASDAASSAGDQRPGEETGTILERPDGRRQTLVRSTMGRQIELAREAFERVRAGQDVAHVSGGDPNVYGKSDLLFTMADAEGADDVPIEVVPGVTAALGGAANLGAPLSNDFCTVSLSDKWRGWDEIEEKLRAAAISGFVIVLYNCWRDYERAIEVVSEERADDVPVGIFNDAGRGDAGRNLDDETHTITTLGEATDHDDEVGGMGTSILIGNHETAVWENRERKYLVTPRGGRDVDDF
- a CDS encoding pirin family protein; protein product: MSTDESDPESGSADGSPVPGETVQHGTGVTSNRAFPTSHYAAHLDPFVLFERFYIDPDQGFPMHPHKGFEIVSYLLDGGMAHEDSLGVSHTAYEGDAMRITTGGGIRHSEFPADGAACNGLQLWVNLPREDKEIDADYTDASADELPTREAEGATVTIVVGDGSPIDLRTEMEYLDAVVDDAWTWSVPEGWSGFLYGVEGDGTVAGEPFGEGDVLPVTEARDVAVATDSRLRVVAVAGRPHGEPIQQRGPFVF
- a CDS encoding DUF7839 domain-containing protein, whose product is MAENADDAEEFGVLRSKRNATRYQILVQIAERQPAVNQQEIADAIGITAQAVSDYLQDLVEQSYVNKHGRGRYEVTKEGVDWLISQTDELRRFIEHVSEDVIGQVEIETAIATTEIREGETVSLTMRDGVLRAMAGDTGSATAVAVTDADPGRDVGITNVQGVVDYDLGTVTVVAVPQVQNGGSAAVPTDRVRALADEHDLVAVAETVAVAVADAADLDPDIRFGSAVAVGEAAARGLDVLLVAATDVLSSHTDKLREQNVSYEVVDIVED
- a CDS encoding MBL fold metallo-hydrolase, with the protein product MATELTEGVWHFSLRGVNAYLVFDDVPTLVDAGTPLDESRLRAELGELGMEPGDVGRVLLTHYDLDHIGTLGALAPELDATVYAGPDDAEILTGARSPPISNHKGAFQRLVGVFTSAPNLDVEPIDDGDTIGSFTAYHTPGHTPGHVAYVSADLDAALLGDLVAGADGALEPSGWAMSYDTERVRESIDDLAARAPPFEVACMGHGTPLTAGGSEALAALARE
- a CDS encoding DUF3209 family protein; this translates as MSCHEIEALRLGLMNVLGTADRSVREHAEQELDGHLEGPIEALANAETLSELQRHLDAALVDLEAEIAESDADDPEYDYLRGRLVAVRDAERALSRLTDQGESVLDGLGDAHDVLHETFPVEE
- the cbiG gene encoding cobalt-precorrin 5A hydrolase, with amino-acid sequence MSTDANTDGTDEANSATDTEGSGGHCSTPDSDGEVAEEIAIVSFERKLDTAREIVDGIGDAYETVDVIEYHGDVFAEHWGAYDCFVGLMASGIAMRKTAPLLDDKWDDPAIVVVDEELTWAIPITGGHHGANQVAHDLSQLGAVPAMTTASEAAGKQGVESKAKALDAHVVNGDSTVATNLAVLNENLGPVVRLDGPRAVLVDDDVTVLKRNGEAGVVLGTGTVAGVEKAQVLDAWESALGDLDLDFDDVDFVATGTRKEGEDGLYAAAQEIGAGVVLFEKETLEGFEGPSPSRSKELIGWPGIAEASAIAGGREHELAREKERFDDAVTVAVGR
- a CDS encoding cobalamin biosynthesis protein, giving the protein MSDAATPMPEPAADLLAATPETAYFWGRVVGDGDLSRDCVTVRAADPTAADALATVAGTARTDRDHQVAERESAHDASIVRFEDEYELKVFGAPAERAAAALGLPIDDQPGGYRLDAFADHRPQLTRGILEACGTVCFRESSASVGVSFVHDDAACLETVRSQLDAAEPHAPTEDLSETSSGGYWFGLADEADVEEVARWLYAGSDASGLYSDSRRGKLRRSVERAAGREVGSLAE
- the cbiT gene encoding precorrin-6Y C5,15-methyltransferase (decarboxylating) subunit CbiT, with the protein product MAQVSLPHDAKAGPTKPEVRAVLLAKLDLDPADHFAEVGSCTGAVTAEAARRAGRVTALERKPDRLETTRKNLAANGIDVADADVTLRATEAPEGLPDDADTLFLGGSRNYEAVLDRAVETGVDRIVMNVSRLEVAGAATEAFRERGLLEEVVQFQVSHGYELAGATSFDSENPVYMLVGGVDAAPDAAADGGRR